A single genomic interval of Bradyrhizobium sp. AZCC 1693 harbors:
- a CDS encoding helicase HerA-like domain-containing protein: MATSDNKTADTDEKIFIGKGEETAWLALALANRHGLVTGATGTGKTVSLQVMAEGFARAGVPVFAADIKGDLSGISEVGEAKDFILKRAGEMGLKFQPDQFSTVFWDVFGEQGHPVRATVTEMGPLLLSRMLDLNDVQEGVLNVAFRVADENGLTLIDMKDLRSLLDAIAPNGSKKGPDAEEDPLAEIRKAAQGFGNVSKATVGTIQRQLLVLENQGGTKFFGEPALALKDFMKTDSDGRGMVNILVADKLMQSPRLYATFLLWMLSELFEELPEAGDLPKPKLVFFFDEAHLLFNDAPKALLDKIEQVVRLIRSKGVGVYFVTQNPIDVPDKVLAQLGNRVQHALRAFTPRDQKAVNAAAQTFRPNPKLDTARVIMELGKGEALVSFLEGGGTPTMVERVMIRPPTARIGPITPEERKAIMNNSPVKGKYDTAVDAESAYEMLQKRVAGTAAPADGADGGAGAGGGVLGQIGSIVGTIFGTNVKRGRLSTGQVIARDVTRSVTNKVVGGIVADLGKSVGGSLGSSVGRALVRGALGGLLRR, translated from the coding sequence ATGGCGACCTCCGATAACAAGACCGCTGATACCGACGAGAAGATTTTCATCGGGAAGGGCGAAGAGACAGCCTGGCTTGCGCTTGCGCTTGCCAATCGGCATGGCCTTGTCACCGGAGCGACCGGGACCGGCAAGACCGTGTCGCTGCAGGTCATGGCGGAGGGCTTTGCCCGCGCCGGTGTTCCTGTGTTTGCGGCCGATATCAAGGGCGACTTGTCCGGTATCTCCGAAGTCGGCGAGGCCAAGGATTTCATCCTCAAGCGCGCCGGTGAGATGGGCCTGAAATTCCAGCCGGACCAGTTCTCGACGGTGTTCTGGGACGTGTTCGGCGAGCAGGGCCATCCGGTTCGCGCCACGGTTACGGAAATGGGACCGCTATTGCTGTCGCGGATGCTCGATCTGAACGACGTGCAGGAAGGCGTCCTCAATGTCGCATTCCGCGTCGCGGATGAAAACGGCTTGACGCTGATCGACATGAAGGATCTGCGGTCGCTGTTGGACGCGATCGCGCCCAACGGCAGCAAGAAGGGCCCGGATGCCGAAGAAGATCCGCTTGCCGAGATCCGAAAGGCCGCGCAGGGTTTTGGCAACGTCAGCAAGGCGACAGTGGGGACGATTCAGCGCCAGCTTCTGGTGCTGGAAAACCAGGGCGGCACGAAATTCTTCGGCGAGCCGGCGCTGGCGCTGAAGGATTTCATGAAGACCGACAGCGACGGTCGCGGGATGGTCAATATCCTGGTTGCAGACAAGCTGATGCAGAGCCCCAGGCTCTACGCCACCTTCCTGTTGTGGATGCTGTCGGAGCTGTTTGAAGAACTGCCGGAAGCCGGCGACCTGCCGAAGCCGAAACTGGTGTTCTTCTTCGACGAGGCGCATCTGTTGTTCAACGATGCGCCGAAGGCGCTGCTGGACAAGATCGAGCAGGTGGTCCGGCTGATCCGCTCCAAGGGCGTCGGCGTCTATTTCGTCACGCAAAACCCGATCGACGTGCCGGACAAGGTGCTGGCCCAATTGGGCAACCGCGTGCAGCACGCGTTGCGCGCCTTCACGCCGCGCGACCAGAAGGCGGTGAATGCGGCGGCGCAGACCTTCCGACCCAACCCCAAGCTCGATACCGCCCGCGTCATCATGGAACTCGGCAAGGGTGAAGCGCTGGTGTCGTTCCTCGAAGGCGGCGGCACGCCGACCATGGTCGAACGCGTCATGATCCGGCCGCCGACGGCGCGGATCGGGCCGATCACGCCGGAGGAGCGCAAGGCGATCATGAACAACAGCCCGGTCAAGGGCAAATATGATACCGCGGTCGACGCCGAATCCGCCTATGAGATGCTGCAGAAGCGCGTGGCCGGAACGGCGGCGCCTGCGGATGGAGCGGATGGCGGCGCTGGTGCCGGCGGCGGAGTTCTCGGACAGATCGGTTCGATCGTCGGCACGATCTTCGGCACCAATGTCAAGCGCGGCAGGCTGTCGACTGGCCAGGTGATTGCGCGCGACGTTACGCGGTCGGTCACCAACAAGGTGGTCGGCGGCATTGTCGCCGATCTCGGCAAGTCGGTCGGCGGATCGCTTGGCAGTTCGGTCGGGCGCGCGCTGGTGCGCGGCGCGCTCGGCGGATTGCTGCGGCGGTAA
- the folP gene encoding dihydropteroate synthase → MIAAKPRPTAATGPAGHPVLPALLSRPYPAVMGVLNVTPDSFSDGGQFAAPERALAQARRMIAEGADIIDIGAESTRPYGSEPISADEELKRLQPVLPDVVALGIPVSIDSMKSAVVAWALHQGAAIANDVWGLQRDSGMAGLVAERGAPVIIMHNRESADPAIDIMQDIANFFAASLDIAARAGISPDKIILDPGIGFGKTPEQSMTALARLAELQSFGLPLLVGASRKRFISTVTPSEPHQRLGGSIAAHLLAAQNGARIIRAHDVAETVQALRVAAAIREQG, encoded by the coding sequence ATGATCGCAGCCAAGCCCAGACCTACCGCCGCGACCGGTCCGGCCGGTCATCCGGTGCTGCCTGCGCTGCTGTCCAGGCCCTATCCGGCGGTAATGGGCGTCCTGAATGTAACGCCTGATTCATTCTCGGACGGCGGGCAATTCGCCGCCCCCGAGCGCGCGCTGGCCCAAGCCCGGCGGATGATTGCCGAGGGTGCCGACATCATCGACATTGGCGCGGAATCTACCCGGCCCTACGGGTCGGAACCGATCTCGGCGGACGAAGAATTGAAGCGCCTGCAGCCGGTGCTGCCTGACGTGGTCGCGCTCGGAATTCCCGTGTCGATCGACAGCATGAAATCGGCCGTCGTCGCCTGGGCGCTCCATCAGGGCGCCGCCATCGCCAACGATGTCTGGGGCCTGCAGCGCGATTCCGGCATGGCTGGCCTCGTCGCCGAGCGCGGCGCGCCCGTCATCATCATGCATAACCGCGAGAGTGCCGATCCTGCTATCGACATCATGCAGGACATCGCCAATTTCTTTGCAGCCTCGCTCGACATTGCTGCCCGCGCCGGAATTTCGCCTGACAAAATTATCCTCGATCCCGGTATCGGCTTCGGCAAGACGCCCGAGCAGAGCATGACCGCACTGGCGCGGCTCGCTGAGTTGCAGTCGTTCGGACTGCCACTGTTGGTCGGCGCCTCGCGCAAACGCTTCATCAGCACGGTGACGCCGTCGGAGCCGCATCAGCGTCTCGGCGGCTCGATCGCCGCTCATCTGCTGGCGGCCCAGAACGGGGCGCGGATCATCCGGGCGCATGACGTCGCCGAAACCGTACAGGCGCTGCGCGTGGCCGCGGCAATCAGGGAACAGGGATGA
- a CDS encoding DUF2267 domain-containing protein, translated as MDELIGRLASKAGIDSVVAEKTVGIVLGFLRNEGPSDKVQALIDQIPGAEAAIAASSGNGGFSRLMGGGLMAVGTRLMALGLGMSEIQNVARELFRFGRDKIGADQMGEIISGTPGLSQLA; from the coding sequence ATGGACGAACTGATAGGACGGTTGGCCTCCAAGGCCGGCATCGATAGCGTTGTCGCTGAAAAGACCGTCGGAATCGTTCTGGGTTTTCTCCGTAACGAGGGGCCTTCCGACAAGGTTCAGGCCCTGATCGACCAAATTCCGGGTGCCGAAGCTGCGATTGCGGCCTCCAGCGGCAATGGCGGCTTCTCGCGGCTGATGGGCGGAGGCTTGATGGCGGTCGGCACCAGGCTGATGGCGCTCGGTCTGGGCATGAGCGAGATTCAAAACGTGGCGCGTGAACTTTTCAGGTTCGGCCGCGACAAAATCGGAGCGGATCAAATGGGCGAAATCATTTCAGGGACGCCGGGCCTCAGCCAGTTAGCGTAA
- a CDS encoding DUF4332 domain-containing protein, with product MTYPLSEIEGLTAYSASKLKSQGIRTTEALLEAARTVKGRKALAAKTGISEQQLLEWANFSDYMRIPGMGKAKAGLVRAAGVTTVRELALRNPARLAQNMKDVNTRCKLVRVLPSERSVEQLIEQARKLAPKISY from the coding sequence ATGACATATCCCCTCTCCGAGATCGAAGGCTTGACCGCCTACTCCGCCTCGAAGCTGAAATCGCAGGGCATTCGCACAACTGAAGCGCTGCTGGAAGCCGCCCGCACAGTCAAAGGACGCAAAGCGCTCGCGGCGAAGACCGGCATCAGCGAACAGCAACTGCTCGAATGGGCCAATTTTTCCGACTACATGCGAATTCCCGGCATGGGCAAGGCCAAGGCCGGCCTGGTGCGCGCGGCCGGCGTCACCACCGTGCGTGAGCTCGCGCTCCGCAATCCGGCGCGGCTCGCCCAGAACATGAAAGACGTGAATACCAGGTGCAAGCTGGTCCGGGTTCTGCCCTCCGAAAGATCGGTCGAGCAACTGATCGAGCAGGCGCGCAAGCTTGCTCCGAAAATCAGCTACTGA
- the folB gene encoding dihydroneopterin aldolase: MSDSDTIFITGVVIHARHGVMEHETEVGQRFVIDLELSINLSEPSRTDHLSDTVSYASVVATATAAFKNTNYKLLERAAGAVADAILTAFARVDAVKVTVHKPHAPIAAIFEDVGVVLTRMRQSP; the protein is encoded by the coding sequence ATGAGCGACAGCGATACGATCTTCATCACCGGCGTCGTCATCCATGCCCGCCACGGCGTGATGGAGCACGAGACCGAAGTCGGCCAGCGTTTCGTCATCGATCTCGAACTTTCCATCAATCTGTCGGAACCCTCACGCACCGATCACCTGTCCGACACCGTGTCCTATGCCAGTGTGGTGGCGACCGCGACGGCGGCGTTCAAGAACACCAATTACAAGCTGCTGGAGCGCGCCGCCGGCGCCGTAGCAGACGCGATACTCACGGCGTTTGCGCGCGTCGATGCGGTCAAGGTCACCGTGCACAAGCCGCATGCGCCGATCGCCGCGATCTTCGAGGATGTCGGCGTGGTGCTGACGCGCATGCGGCAATCGCCCTGA